CGAGCTCCTCGATGCGGGCGGCGAGCCGCGCCTTGGCGACCGGCTCCCCGCCGCCGACGATCGACAGGCGGAGGTCCAGGCCGAGCTCGTCGCGCAGGCGGGCGACCGCCTCGACCACGTTCCACGGGTGCTTGAACAGGTAGATGGTGGACACGCAGAGGATCTCGACCACCGCGCCGAGCTGCCGGTCGGCGGGCGCGTCGGTGCGGAACTGGGGCTCGACCGCGTTGGGCACGATCGCGGTCCGCTTCACCCCCCTGACCTGCCGGCAGACCTCGCCCCGGGTGTAGGGGGCGTGGAAGATGACCCCGTCGGCGCGGCAGAAGCTCCGCGCCAGCCGGACCCGCCAGCGCAGGAACCGGAGCGTCTGCCTGCTCGCGCCGTAGTGGCGGAACGTGTCCCGGGTGAAGGGTGCCATGTTGTGGTGGATGGCGACGCTCGGCACACCCTGGGCCCGCCCGCGCTTGACCCCGGAGGCGTGCACGATCACGTCGGGCGCCAGCTCGCGCACGAGCCGGGGGTAGCTCCGCAGCCACCAGGCGACCCGCCGCAGCCGGGCCGGCGTGGACAGGACCGGCTCGACGCGCAGGCGGACGCGCTCGTCCACCTCTGCGAGCTCGGCAGTCACCTCCGGGGAGCAGAGCAGCACGACCTCGGTGCCCGGCGGGACCCGGCCCGGGGCCAGGATGCCGCGGAGGTACCGGAAGTAGCCGCCGCTGCCCGAGCTCCCACCGTCGATCAGGACCTTCACGTGGTTGGCCTCCTCCAGCCAGGTGGGTCGGGCCGCCAGCTGGCTTCGGGCCGCCAGCCGGCTGAGTCGGGCCGCTCCAGCGGTTCCGGGACTACCCGGTGCGCCGGCTGCCGCGCGTGGCCGTGGCCGAGCGCCGGCAAGGAGC
This sequence is a window from Actinomycetes bacterium. Protein-coding genes within it:
- a CDS encoding glycosyltransferase, whose protein sequence is MKVLIDGGSSGSGGYFRYLRGILAPGRVPPGTEVVLLCSPEVTAELAEVDERVRLRVEPVLSTPARLRRVAWWLRSYPRLVRELAPDVIVHASGVKRGRAQGVPSVAIHHNMAPFTRDTFRHYGASRQTLRFLRWRVRLARSFCRADGVIFHAPYTRGEVCRQVRGVKRTAIVPNAVEPQFRTDAPADRQLGAVVEILCVSTIYLFKHPWNVVEAVARLRDELGLDLRLSIVGGGEPVAKARLAARIEELDAASWTTVAEGVPLDRMPALYRRADLFVFPSADETWPITLLEAMAAGLPIACSSRMAMPDLLQDGGVYFDPEDPAAAAAAVRTLLTQADVRRAVAAAAHRRAALYTWDQSAAGVYRFVRAVTDRSGRAS